Proteins encoded together in one Telopea speciosissima isolate NSW1024214 ecotype Mountain lineage chromosome 6, Tspe_v1, whole genome shotgun sequence window:
- the LOC122665818 gene encoding uncharacterized protein LOC122665818, translated as MRGCRPSVITVEWWIMKSNDVLAGLFDAEILHCKMHGCSIASKYPEFPVSRFGPDLQGVVPDQRQLEKFQVVLVSSRRHPAAPAPAHQHAQPSMALQLPSAHTGVGVGVDQWQASHSLLAVPPTVHTKEKEGGNRPASREITQFRSMVESCELIDLPTHGPQFTWSNKRQGGANITIKLDRALANHAWRTTFPDTAVLVQAALNSDHCPLIIDSEGGKFKGQRPFRFKSIWFRHLECKQTAMTAWAPVATTDATPILFKKMQRCKLIFKRWNKEVFGHVQTKIQNLKGELEDLQGGPIFDGYYSKEQELSMLLNEELEKEEELWRQKSRAYYSNIFQFEGIDHDALQLVLESIQPQISPEVNEALCGIPILEEMQAALTAMAPLKALGPNGLPPAFFQKFWDFTHSDVYDFVCNFFSSGTLPLHCNDTYLCLVPKCSNPESADQYRPISLCAVAVKIISKIMANKLKEALEILISPAQSAFIPGRSISDNIFVAHEVFNYIIRKKKGKQKFLALKLDMRKAYDLVEWEFIEQLLLRFGFASHWVNMVMACLRSVTYRLVINGAVRGCVIPSRGIRQGDQLSPALFILCSQALSSVLEEVYHLKQCLEVYCNASGQAINLKKSTLSFIPNVHVRFRRWFSRVLKIPYGKGPSKYLGLPTIFGTSKAELFHDITDKAGKRFNGWKNRLLSHVGKERGGIGFLLRNHLGQLRLAVSSHHRFSFVIEGEAIAVREGLLEAILEGTYCVMVESDNREFVSYHQDCSKQRPLSICPIVEDIRHIATYLDVCQFLFIPRDANVVADSLARRAQSIANRTVWPNSDPCISVDAVTEDLSLIR; from the exons ATGAGAGGTTGCAGACCTTCTGTTATCACTGTGGAATGGTGGATCATGAAATCAAACGATGTGTTGGCCGGCCTGTTCGATGCGGAGATCCTACATTGTAAGATGCATGGTTGTTCGATAGCCTCGAAATACCCAGAATTTCCAGTCAGCCGCTTCGGCCCTGATCTACAAGGAGTTGTTCCAGACCAGCGTCAATTGGAGAAGTTTCAAGTTGTGCTGGTATCGTCAAGGAGACACCCTGCTGCACCAGCCCCTGCACATCAGCATGCTCAGCCTTCCATGGCCTTGCAGTTACCGTCGGCCCATACCGGCGTCGGCGTTGGAGTTGATCAATGGCAGGCAAGCCATTCTCTCCTGGCAGTTCCACCAACCGTCCATACG aaggagaaagaggggggCAACCGTCCGGCTTCTAGGGAGATTACCCAATTTAGAAGCATGGTGGAGTCTTGTGAACTCATTGACCTTCCCACGCATGGGCCGCAATTCACATGGAGTAATAAGCGGCAAGGGGGAGCTAATATTACAATCAAGCTCGATAGAGCACTCGCAAACCATGCTTGGAGGACCACCTTTCCTGATACTGCTGTGTTGGTTCAGGCAGCTTTAAACTCAGATCACTGTCCGCTTATTATTGATTCTGAAGGTGGGAAATTTAAGGGCCAGAGACCCTTCAGGTTCAAATCCATTTGGTTCCGTCACCTTGAATGCAAGCAAACGGCAATGACGGCCTGGGCTCCTGTGGCTACAACTGATGCTACTCCTATTCTTTTTAAGAAGATGCAGAGATGCAAGCTTATTTTCAAGCGTTGGAATAAAGAAGTATTTGGTCATGTTCaaacaaaaatccaaaatttgaaAGGTGAGCTTGAGGATCTTCAAGGAGGACCTATCTTCGATGGTTATTATAGTAAGGAGCAGGAACTTTCTATGTTGCTTAATGAGGAGCTGGAAAAGGAAGAGGAGCTTTGGAGGCAGAAGTCTAGG GCCTATTATAGCAATATTTTTCAGTTTGAAGGAATCGACCATGATGCACTTCAACTTGTGTTAGAGTCAATTCAGCCGCAGATCTCACCCGAGGTGAATGAGGCACTTTGTGGCATTCCAATACTTGAGGAGATGCAAGCAGCACTCACAGCTATGGCACCGTTGAAAGCACTTGGTCCAAATGGACTCCCCCCTGCCttttttcagaaattttggGATTTCACCCATTCTGATGTTTATGATTTTGTTTGTAATTTCTTTAGTTCTGGCACTCTTCCATTACACTGTAatgacacttatttatgtcttGTACCAAAGTGCTCTAATCCAGAAAGTGCAGATCAATATAGGCCTATCAGTCTCTGTGCTGTCGCAGTTAAGATCATTTCCAAAATTATGGCGAACAAGTTGAAAGAAGCCTTGGAAATTCTGATTTCACCAGCCCAGTCTGCATTCATCCCTGGCCGCTCTATCTCCGATAATATTTTTGTGGCACATGAAGTCTTCAACTATATTATtcggaagaagaaggggaagcaGAAGTTCCTGGCGCTTAAATTGGATATGCGGAAGGCTTACGATCTTGTGGAATGGGAGTTCATCGAACAACTTCTCCTTCGTTttggttttgctagtcattgGGTGAACATGGTGATGGCCTGCTTGCGTTCGGTGACTTACAGGCTTGTTATTAATGGAGCTGTTCGGGGTTGTGTTATACCTTCAAGGGGTATTCGTCAGGGCGATCAGTTGTCCCCAGCTCTTTTTATCCTTTGCTCCCAAGCGTTGAGTAGTGTT TTGGAGGAGGTCTACCATCTGAAGCAATGCCTGGAGGTCTATTGTAATGCAAGTGGGCAAGCTATTAATCTTAAGAAGTCTACACTTTCTTTCATCCCAAATGTGCATGTTCGTTTTAGGCGTTGGTTCTCTCGGGTCCTCAAGATCCCCTATGGGAAAGGTCCTAGTAAGTACCTGGGCTTGCCTACTATTTTTGGTACTTCTAAGGCTGAGTTGTTTCATGATATTACTGATAAGGCAGGGAAGCGTTTCAATGGTTGGAAGAATAGGCTTTTATCTCATGTAG GTAAGGAGAGGGGTGGAATTGGTTTCCTTTTGCGCAATCATTTGGGGCAGCTTCGGCTTGCAGTTTCAAGCCATCATAGATTCAGTTTCGTTATCGAAGGAGAAGCAATTGCAGTTCGGGAAGGACTCCTTGAGGCCATTTTGGAAGGTACTTATTGTGTTATGGTGGAGAGTGATAATAGGGAGTTCGTCTCGTATCACCAGGATTGCTCCAAGCAGCGGCCTTTATCCATTTGCCCAATTGTTGAGGATATTAGGCATATTGCCACGTACTTGGATGTTTGCCAGTTTCTTTTTATTCCAAGGGATGCTAATGTTGTAGCAGATTCCCTAGCCAGGAGGGCCCAGTCTATTGCGAATAGAACTGTTTGGCCCAATTCCGATCCTTGTATATCTGTAGATGCTGTTACAGAAGACTTGAGTTTAATCCGTTAA
- the LOC122665015 gene encoding cytochrome P450 CYP736A12-like isoform X2, with the protein MPICNLTGDRRRLPPGPQGLPIIGNLHMLGKLPHHSLRQLAIKYGPIMFIRLGQVPTIVISSPKAAELFLKTYDSIFASRPDNMAAKHLCYGGKGIAFTQYGPYWSKMRRLCITEFLGNSKIELFKLMREEEVGHLVQSLKKDAEVEAMVDITAKVGSLIEQMTYLMVFGENDDNFNIKPVIKEALRLSGAFNLADYIPYIGLLDIQGLINRMKAISKVADELLEKLIDNHMHVTRNHKGFIDTLLSMMLKSDGNKQEKQQYMMDRTNIKAVMIDMLVGSMDSTTTTIEWAFSELLKHPRVMKKLQEELNNVVGMDKVVKEEDLVRLEYLNMVIKESMRLHPPGPLLVPRESMDDVTIDEYYIPKKSCVIINAWAIGRDPNVWSENVEEFLPERFIGNNVDVQGHDFQLIPFGSGRRVCPGLQLGLTVVRLVLAQLVHCFNWELPNGMLPSDLDMNEIYGLTVSRAKPLLAVPTYRLHVSK; encoded by the exons ATGCCAATTTgt AATTTAACCGGCGATCGCCGCCGACTACCACCTGGTCCTCAGGGACTACCAATTATCGGAAACCTCCACATGTTAGGCAAGCTCCCTCACCATAGCCTCCGTCAATTAGCCATTAAGTATGGACCCATCATGTTCATTCGTCTTGGCCAAGTACCAACCATCGTAATCTCATCCCCTAAGGCAGCTGAATTGTTTCTCAAAACCTATGATTCCATCTTTGCTAGTAGACCAGACAACATGGCAGCCAAACATTTGTGTTATGGTGGAAAAGGTATAGCCTTCACCCAGTACGGCCCTTACTGGAGCAAAATGCGTAGGCTATGCATAACTGAGTTCCTTGGGAACTCAAAGATTGAATTGTTCAAGTTGATGAGGGAAGAAGAGGTTGGTCACCTTGTTCAGTCACTCAAGAAAGATGCTGAGGTTGAAGCCATGGTGGATATCACTGCAAAGGTGGGATCACTCATCGAGCAGATGACTTACCTGATGGTGTTTGGTGAAAATGATGATAATTTCAACATCAAACCAGTTATTAAGGAAGCCCTAAGGCTTTCTGGTGCTTTCAACCTTGCTGATTATATTCCGTACATTGGTTTACTTGATATTCAG GGTTTGATTAACCGTATGAAAGCTATTAGCAAGGTTGCTGATGAGTTGCTGGAGAAGCTCATAGACAATCACATGCACGTTACGAGAAACCACAAGGGCTTCATCGATACATTATTGTCAATGATGCTAAAATCCGATGGGAATAAACAGGAAAAACAGCAATACATGATGGATCGAACAAATATCAAAGCAGTCATGATTGATATGCTTGTGGGCTCTATGGACTCAACAACAACCACAATTGAATGGGCCTTTTCAGAACTCTTGAAACATCCAAGGGTGATGAAAAAACTCCAAGAAGAGCTGAATAATGTTGTTGGGATGGATAAGGTAGTGAAAGAAGAGGATTTAGTAAGGCTAGAATACTTGAATATGGTGATCAAGGAAAGCATGAGGCTTCATCCTCCTGGACCATTGCTTGTTCCTCGCGAATCAATGGACGACGTAACAATTGATGAATACTACATACCTAAGAAGTCTTGTGTCATTATAAATGCTTGGGCAATCGGTCGAGACCCTAATGTATGGTCGGAGAATGTCGAAGAATTCCTCCCGGAGAGATTTATCGGCAACAATGTTGACGTTCAAGGGCATGACTTCCAACTTATCCCATTTGGATCAGGTCGTAGAGTTTGCCCCGGTTTGCAATTGGGTCTAACTGTGGTTCGACTAGTTCTTGCGCAATTGGTGCATTGCTTCAATTGGGAGCTTCCGAATGGAATGTTACCTAGTGATCTAGACATGAATGAAATCTACGGCCTAACAGTGTCAAGGGCAAAGCCTCTGCTCGCTGTTCCAACTTATCGTCTTCATGTCTCTAAGTAA
- the LOC122665015 gene encoding cytochrome P450 CYP736A12-like isoform X1 produces MSPWNIAVLILVLGVVWWFSCRRNLTGDRRRLPPGPQGLPIIGNLHMLGKLPHHSLRQLAIKYGPIMFIRLGQVPTIVISSPKAAELFLKTYDSIFASRPDNMAAKHLCYGGKGIAFTQYGPYWSKMRRLCITEFLGNSKIELFKLMREEEVGHLVQSLKKDAEVEAMVDITAKVGSLIEQMTYLMVFGENDDNFNIKPVIKEALRLSGAFNLADYIPYIGLLDIQGLINRMKAISKVADELLEKLIDNHMHVTRNHKGFIDTLLSMMLKSDGNKQEKQQYMMDRTNIKAVMIDMLVGSMDSTTTTIEWAFSELLKHPRVMKKLQEELNNVVGMDKVVKEEDLVRLEYLNMVIKESMRLHPPGPLLVPRESMDDVTIDEYYIPKKSCVIINAWAIGRDPNVWSENVEEFLPERFIGNNVDVQGHDFQLIPFGSGRRVCPGLQLGLTVVRLVLAQLVHCFNWELPNGMLPSDLDMNEIYGLTVSRAKPLLAVPTYRLHVSK; encoded by the exons ATGTCTCCTTGGAACATTGCTGTTCTCATATTAGTTCTTGGAGTAGTATGGTGGTTTTCATGTCGCCGGAATTTAACCGGCGATCGCCGCCGACTACCACCTGGTCCTCAGGGACTACCAATTATCGGAAACCTCCACATGTTAGGCAAGCTCCCTCACCATAGCCTCCGTCAATTAGCCATTAAGTATGGACCCATCATGTTCATTCGTCTTGGCCAAGTACCAACCATCGTAATCTCATCCCCTAAGGCAGCTGAATTGTTTCTCAAAACCTATGATTCCATCTTTGCTAGTAGACCAGACAACATGGCAGCCAAACATTTGTGTTATGGTGGAAAAGGTATAGCCTTCACCCAGTACGGCCCTTACTGGAGCAAAATGCGTAGGCTATGCATAACTGAGTTCCTTGGGAACTCAAAGATTGAATTGTTCAAGTTGATGAGGGAAGAAGAGGTTGGTCACCTTGTTCAGTCACTCAAGAAAGATGCTGAGGTTGAAGCCATGGTGGATATCACTGCAAAGGTGGGATCACTCATCGAGCAGATGACTTACCTGATGGTGTTTGGTGAAAATGATGATAATTTCAACATCAAACCAGTTATTAAGGAAGCCCTAAGGCTTTCTGGTGCTTTCAACCTTGCTGATTATATTCCGTACATTGGTTTACTTGATATTCAG GGTTTGATTAACCGTATGAAAGCTATTAGCAAGGTTGCTGATGAGTTGCTGGAGAAGCTCATAGACAATCACATGCACGTTACGAGAAACCACAAGGGCTTCATCGATACATTATTGTCAATGATGCTAAAATCCGATGGGAATAAACAGGAAAAACAGCAATACATGATGGATCGAACAAATATCAAAGCAGTCATGATTGATATGCTTGTGGGCTCTATGGACTCAACAACAACCACAATTGAATGGGCCTTTTCAGAACTCTTGAAACATCCAAGGGTGATGAAAAAACTCCAAGAAGAGCTGAATAATGTTGTTGGGATGGATAAGGTAGTGAAAGAAGAGGATTTAGTAAGGCTAGAATACTTGAATATGGTGATCAAGGAAAGCATGAGGCTTCATCCTCCTGGACCATTGCTTGTTCCTCGCGAATCAATGGACGACGTAACAATTGATGAATACTACATACCTAAGAAGTCTTGTGTCATTATAAATGCTTGGGCAATCGGTCGAGACCCTAATGTATGGTCGGAGAATGTCGAAGAATTCCTCCCGGAGAGATTTATCGGCAACAATGTTGACGTTCAAGGGCATGACTTCCAACTTATCCCATTTGGATCAGGTCGTAGAGTTTGCCCCGGTTTGCAATTGGGTCTAACTGTGGTTCGACTAGTTCTTGCGCAATTGGTGCATTGCTTCAATTGGGAGCTTCCGAATGGAATGTTACCTAGTGATCTAGACATGAATGAAATCTACGGCCTAACAGTGTCAAGGGCAAAGCCTCTGCTCGCTGTTCCAACTTATCGTCTTCATGTCTCTAAGTAA